In one window of Pirellulales bacterium DNA:
- a CDS encoding thioredoxin family protein, translating to MVQTPSTMLPLGTAAPDFALPSTDGRTVSLSDFRDRQALLVMFICNHCPFVKHIADELARLGRDYQSRGVGVVAISSNDAANYPDDAPDKMAAEVRARGYTFPYLYDESQDVAKAYHAACTPDFFLFDGQQRLVYRGQLDNSRPSNGRPVTGQDLRAALDAVLAGQPVAALQQPSIGCNIKWKPGLEPDYFK from the coding sequence ATGGTTCAAACACCCAGCACGATGCTTCCCTTGGGAACCGCGGCACCCGATTTCGCGCTGCCGAGCACTGACGGTCGCACGGTTTCGCTGTCCGATTTTCGTGACCGGCAGGCCCTGCTGGTCATGTTCATCTGCAATCACTGCCCGTTCGTCAAACACATCGCCGACGAATTGGCGCGGCTGGGGCGCGATTATCAAAGCCGTGGCGTCGGCGTGGTGGCGATCAGTTCGAACGACGCGGCCAATTATCCCGACGACGCCCCGGACAAGATGGCCGCCGAGGTCCGGGCCCGTGGCTACACGTTTCCTTACCTGTACGACGAATCACAGGACGTGGCCAAGGCGTATCACGCCGCATGCACGCCCGACTTTTTCCTGTTCGACGGTCAGCAGCGGCTCGTCTACCGCGGTCAGCTCGACAATAGCCGGCCGAGCAATGGGCGTCCCGTGACGGGACAAGACCTGCGGGCGGCGCTCGATGCCGTGCTGGCCGGCCAACCCGTGGCGGCGTTGCAGCAGCCGAGCATCGGCTGCAACATCAAATGGAAGCCCGGCCTCGAGCCGGACTATTTCAAATAG
- a CDS encoding flagellin: MTRINTNVSSLVAQKTLTRSNSDLQSALTRLSTGLRINKGKDDPAGLIASELLRSDITSVQKAITNSERANQVIGTADSALGQVSALLNDIRGLVSESANTGALSDEQVEANQLQVDSSLEAIDRIAQITSFQGRRLLDGSLDFITSSVDTSKINDLKIDQANFGTLTTIGVSVNVEKQATKAELNYGFSAIASDLVLELGGKNGTEAFNFASGSTIADIAAAVNLVSDATGVQAELESAATPGSATISSFGSNNDIVLTSKTAGFDPGNIRVKYTTSDTPGGSLTATFTNGTSSDDPDTLNIQLATQAYVAASATFDRAGTNNTFTITSKVKGDFFNGLDIRFVDGGAPAAGNETFVYDPTLGSNGRLTITIDDGATTVNGLIAALAAPANAAANALFTITDPADSTGAGTLDAAVGGTSYGTLAGGIDGGAVTSTASDIVSLLNNTAAVNARLTAALADDNTGSTVASAFQEFAYFGQAEANNRLQFLGPEGSRNVRFVANAGQTLGIDLTTDPQVTDFATATTKAVNANASLTFTARTKGSEFDGVTIRYTNGGTNTVVYDPEGKTLTFDVTHGVTTAANIKTILDSDAYASQFFTVSYTGNSNGSGVITANDDAAANRAVTSGGVSSEGTLIVNLETDANGLVKTTANDLIDFFNAPANASALSGLGISVSNAGGSDGTGLLSATTSDLAFATSGTQLEDANASVTIDAVNGINARLTFTAVQSGKAFDGVRVLFEDTATSGNETVVYDEDQKTLTFSIESGVTDATAVRNLLNNDATANQFFTAAFVTGGGGAANDTLTTFDGGATSGGQVDNGSEDGVALIGNSDSTNTGLKLVSSEYGSDAFVSVKVLNGAAFSLKDSTGAISTSGRSNGTDVQARVNGIKAVGSGLRASINTTSLDLTFTLSTTVIDNTTLDFSVIGGGARFQIGPDVVSNQQARLGIRAVSTARLGGPSGKLFELRSGGTKSLSSDATSAASVVEEAIKEITQLRGRLGAFQRTTLETNIFTLNDTLENLTEAESSIRDADFAAESAKLTRAQILVQSGTSVLAIANQNPQNVLSLLR, encoded by the coding sequence ATGACTCGGATTAATACGAATGTCAGCTCTCTGGTCGCCCAGAAGACCCTGACCCGGTCCAACTCGGACTTGCAGTCGGCCCTGACGCGGTTGAGCACCGGTTTGCGGATCAACAAGGGGAAAGACGATCCGGCCGGTTTGATCGCCAGCGAATTGCTCCGCAGCGACATCACCAGCGTCCAGAAGGCGATCACCAACAGCGAGCGGGCCAACCAGGTCATCGGCACCGCCGACAGCGCCTTGGGCCAGGTGAGCGCCCTGCTGAATGACATCCGCGGCCTGGTGTCGGAATCGGCCAACACGGGTGCCTTGAGCGACGAGCAGGTCGAAGCCAACCAGCTCCAAGTTGATTCGTCGCTGGAAGCCATCGACCGTATCGCCCAGATCACGTCGTTCCAAGGTCGTCGTCTGCTGGACGGCAGCCTCGACTTCATCACCAGCTCGGTCGACACGAGCAAGATCAACGACCTGAAGATCGACCAGGCCAACTTCGGCACGCTGACCACGATCGGCGTCTCGGTCAACGTCGAGAAGCAGGCCACGAAAGCCGAGCTGAACTACGGCTTTAGCGCGATCGCTTCGGACCTGGTGCTCGAACTCGGCGGCAAGAACGGCACCGAGGCTTTCAACTTCGCCTCGGGCAGCACCATCGCCGACATCGCCGCGGCCGTGAACCTGGTGTCGGACGCCACGGGCGTCCAGGCCGAGCTGGAAAGCGCGGCCACCCCTGGCAGCGCGACCATTTCGAGCTTCGGCAGCAACAACGACATTGTCCTGACGTCGAAGACGGCCGGTTTCGATCCGGGCAACATTCGCGTCAAGTACACGACGTCGGACACGCCAGGCGGTTCGCTCACGGCGACCTTCACCAACGGAACGTCGTCGGACGATCCCGACACGCTGAACATCCAGTTGGCCACCCAGGCCTACGTCGCCGCTTCGGCCACGTTCGACCGGGCGGGCACCAACAACACCTTTACGATCACGTCGAAGGTCAAGGGTGACTTCTTCAACGGCCTCGATATCCGCTTCGTGGATGGCGGTGCTCCGGCTGCCGGTAACGAGACGTTTGTCTACGATCCGACCCTCGGGTCGAACGGCCGGCTGACGATCACCATCGACGACGGTGCCACGACGGTCAACGGCTTGATTGCCGCGCTGGCCGCTCCGGCGAATGCCGCCGCCAACGCCTTGTTCACCATCACCGATCCGGCCGACAGCACCGGCGCCGGCACGCTCGACGCGGCCGTGGGCGGCACAAGCTACGGCACGCTGGCCGGCGGCATCGACGGTGGTGCGGTGACCTCGACGGCCAGCGACATTGTCTCGCTGCTGAACAACACGGCCGCGGTCAACGCGCGTCTGACTGCCGCCTTGGCCGACGACAACACCGGTTCTACGGTGGCCAGCGCGTTCCAGGAATTCGCCTACTTTGGTCAGGCCGAGGCCAACAACCGCCTCCAGTTCCTGGGTCCGGAAGGCAGCCGTAACGTCCGCTTCGTCGCCAACGCCGGGCAAACGCTGGGCATCGACCTGACGACTGACCCGCAGGTGACCGACTTCGCCACGGCCACGACCAAGGCGGTCAACGCTAACGCCAGCCTGACTTTCACGGCCCGAACCAAGGGCAGCGAGTTCGACGGCGTGACGATCCGCTACACGAACGGCGGCACCAACACCGTCGTGTACGATCCGGAAGGCAAGACGCTGACCTTCGACGTCACCCATGGCGTGACGACGGCCGCTAATATCAAGACGATTCTCGACAGCGACGCCTACGCCAGCCAGTTCTTCACCGTGAGCTACACGGGCAATAGCAACGGCTCGGGCGTGATCACGGCCAACGACGACGCCGCGGCCAACCGTGCGGTGACGTCGGGCGGTGTCTCCAGCGAAGGCACGCTGATCGTCAATCTCGAAACCGATGCCAACGGTCTGGTGAAGACCACGGCCAACGACCTGATCGACTTCTTCAACGCCCCGGCCAATGCCTCGGCGCTGAGCGGCCTGGGCATCAGCGTCAGCAACGCTGGCGGCAGCGACGGCACGGGCCTGCTGTCGGCCACGACTAGCGACCTGGCCTTCGCGACCTCGGGCACTCAGCTCGAAGACGCTAATGCTTCGGTCACGATCGACGCGGTCAACGGCATCAATGCCCGGCTGACCTTCACCGCGGTGCAAAGCGGCAAGGCCTTCGACGGCGTCCGGGTGCTCTTCGAAGATACGGCCACCTCGGGCAACGAGACGGTCGTCTACGACGAGGACCAGAAGACGCTCACGTTCTCGATCGAATCGGGCGTGACCGACGCGACGGCCGTCCGCAACCTGCTCAACAACGATGCCACGGCGAACCAGTTCTTCACCGCGGCCTTCGTCACGGGTGGTGGTGGTGCCGCGAACGACACGCTGACCACCTTCGACGGTGGCGCGACGAGCGGCGGCCAGGTCGACAACGGCAGCGAGGACGGCGTGGCCCTGATCGGCAACTCCGACTCGACCAACACCGGCCTCAAGCTGGTCTCTTCCGAGTACGGGTCCGACGCCTTCGTGTCGGTCAAGGTGCTCAACGGGGCCGCCTTCTCGCTGAAAGACTCGACGGGCGCGATCAGCACCTCCGGTCGCAGCAACGGCACCGACGTGCAAGCTCGCGTCAACGGTATCAAGGCGGTCGGCAGCGGTCTGCGGGCGTCGATCAACACGACGTCGCTCGACCTGACGTTCACCCTGAGCACTACGGTGATCGACAACACGACGCTGGACTTCTCGGTCATCGGTGGCGGTGCCCGGTTCCAGATCGGTCCGGACGTGGTCTCGAACCAGCAAGCTCGCCTCGGCATCCGTGCCGTGAGCACGGCTCGCCTCGGTGGCCCGAGCGGCAAGCTGTTCGAACTCCGCTCGGGTGGCACGAAGTCGCTGTCGTCGGACGCGACGAGTGCGGCCTCGGTCGTGGAAGAGGCCATCAAGGAGATCACTCAGTTGCGTGGTCGCCTCGGTGCCTTCCAACGGACGACCTTGGAAACCAACATCTTCACCCTCAACGACACCCTGGAAAACCTGACCGAGGCCGAAAGCTCGATCCGCGACGCCGACTTCGCCGCGGAAAGCGCCAAGCTGACTCGGGCCCAGATCCTGGTGCAATCGGGTACCTCGGTGTTGGCCATCGCCAACCAGAACCCGCAAAACGTCCTGTCGCTGCTGCGGTAA
- a CDS encoding ABC transporter substrate-binding protein, with translation MTATKQLIRVGHSPDPDDAFMFHALANDKLDTGDYEFRHELVDIETLNRRAFAAELELTALSLHGYAYLTDKYAICACGASMGDGYGPMVVARQPMSIADLQGKTIAVPGTLTTAYLALRLCLGYDFPHVVVPFDQILDAVEAGEYAGQAVDAGLIIHEGQLTYGDRNLALVVDTGKWWLETTGLPLPLGANGIRKDLGPAAMKEITRLLRESIRYGLEHRKEALDYAQVYGRDLDRQKADEFVGMYVNDWTLDFGPRGREAVALLLRRGYEAGVIPHLAVPEFID, from the coding sequence TTGACCGCGACCAAGCAGCTAATTCGCGTCGGCCATAGTCCTGATCCTGACGACGCGTTCATGTTCCACGCCCTGGCCAACGACAAGCTCGACACGGGCGACTACGAGTTTCGCCACGAGCTGGTCGACATCGAGACGCTCAATCGGCGCGCTTTTGCGGCCGAACTCGAGTTGACGGCGCTCAGCCTCCACGGCTACGCCTATCTCACCGACAAGTATGCGATTTGCGCCTGTGGCGCGAGCATGGGCGACGGCTATGGCCCCATGGTCGTGGCCCGGCAGCCGATGAGCATTGCAGACCTGCAGGGTAAGACGATTGCCGTGCCCGGCACGCTGACCACGGCCTACCTGGCGCTGCGGCTGTGCCTCGGCTACGATTTCCCGCACGTGGTCGTGCCATTCGACCAAATCTTGGACGCGGTCGAGGCAGGAGAGTACGCAGGCCAAGCGGTCGACGCCGGACTGATCATTCACGAGGGCCAGCTCACCTATGGCGATCGCAATCTGGCGTTGGTCGTCGATACGGGCAAGTGGTGGCTGGAAACAACTGGATTGCCCCTGCCGCTGGGGGCCAATGGAATTCGCAAGGACCTGGGCCCCGCGGCGATGAAGGAAATCACGCGGCTGCTGCGCGAGAGCATTCGCTACGGGCTGGAGCATCGCAAGGAAGCGCTCGACTATGCCCAGGTCTACGGCCGCGATCTCGACCGCCAGAAGGCGGACGAATTCGTGGGGATGTACGTCAATGATTGGACGCTTGATTTTGGGCCGCGCGGGCGCGAAGCGGTGGCCCTGTTGCTCCGCCGCGGGTACGAAGCCGGCGTGATCCCCCACCTCGCCGTGCCGGAATTCATCGACTGA
- the csrA gene encoding carbon storage regulator CsrA — MLVLSRKKNESIVINNDITIVVVEIRGDKVRLGVEAPKEVPVHRREVYEAIRRNEGGLDKPAETAESTGSASSDG, encoded by the coding sequence ATGTTGGTTCTATCTCGGAAGAAGAACGAGAGTATTGTCATCAACAATGACATTACGATCGTGGTGGTAGAAATCCGCGGCGACAAGGTACGCCTGGGCGTGGAAGCGCCCAAAGAAGTACCCGTCCACCGTCGCGAGGTGTATGAAGCAATTCGCCGCAATGAAGGTGGCCTCGACAAGCCGGCCGAAACGGCCGAGTCGACCGGTTCCGCTTCGTCGGACGGTTAA
- the fliS gene encoding flagellar export chaperone FliS, translating to MQPTARDSYLTTQVMTATPQKLHLLLIDAALRQTRLAIEGWQSERDEEAGEAVIRAQQIVTELLSNLNPEADRNLARRLAGIYMFVFRSLVNAHLRREVQSAEDAVRILTEERQTWALVCEQLPEAPVRPQAAEQTSPAAPPQVAESPAAAAAPAAAPARPNWPAQSLAPGYGPFSMPSSQGLSLEG from the coding sequence ATGCAGCCCACGGCACGGGATAGTTACCTGACGACCCAGGTCATGACGGCCACGCCCCAGAAGCTGCACCTGCTGCTGATCGACGCCGCCTTGCGGCAAACCAGGCTGGCGATTGAAGGCTGGCAATCTGAACGCGACGAGGAGGCCGGCGAGGCGGTCATCCGTGCCCAGCAGATCGTCACCGAACTGCTGAGCAATCTGAATCCCGAGGCCGACCGAAATCTGGCGCGTCGCCTGGCCGGCATCTACATGTTCGTCTTCCGCTCGTTGGTCAACGCGCATCTCCGCCGCGAGGTCCAATCGGCCGAGGACGCGGTGCGGATTCTGACCGAGGAACGGCAGACCTGGGCCCTGGTCTGCGAGCAGTTGCCCGAGGCCCCGGTACGCCCCCAGGCGGCCGAGCAAACCTCGCCAGCGGCGCCGCCGCAGGTGGCCGAATCGCCCGCCGCGGCTGCTGCCCCAGCCGCCGCCCCGGCCCGGCCCAACTGGCCGGCTCAGAGTTTGGCTCCTGGCTATGGCCCGTTCTCGATGCCATCCAGCCAGGGCTTGTCGCTCGAAGGCTGA
- the csrA gene encoding carbon storage regulator CsrA: MLVLSRQRDESIIIADNIVVTIVDIRGDKVRLGITAPPEIPVHRREVYEAIQRENVKASRLEPGETAELGRTPDSAPRMKRS; encoded by the coding sequence ATGCTGGTTCTGTCGAGACAGCGCGACGAAAGCATCATCATTGCCGACAACATCGTCGTGACCATCGTCGACATCCGCGGCGACAAAGTCCGACTCGGCATTACCGCGCCGCCCGAGATCCCCGTCCATCGGCGCGAGGTCTACGAAGCGATTCAGCGCGAGAACGTTAAAGCCTCACGTCTTGAGCCCGGCGAAACCGCTGAGCTTGGACGCACGCCCGACAGCGCACCCCGAATGAAACGGAGCTAG
- a CDS encoding DUF2203 domain-containing protein: MTDGSPAAPRKLFTIDEANAMLPLVRAIVQDMARLSREVIERRERLMTLQSHRRKQGLDQYSEELAQIEEELQRDSASLQEYVEELLELGVEPKNGPEGLVDFPSLMDDRIVYLCWKLGEPQVRFWHELDAGFAGRQPLPKGGPVTPTC; the protein is encoded by the coding sequence ATGACCGACGGCAGCCCTGCAGCACCGCGCAAGCTTTTCACGATCGACGAAGCCAACGCCATGTTGCCCCTGGTCCGGGCGATCGTGCAAGACATGGCCCGTCTCTCGCGCGAGGTCATCGAGCGCCGCGAGCGCCTGATGACGCTCCAAAGCCATCGCCGCAAACAAGGGCTCGATCAGTACAGCGAAGAATTGGCGCAAATCGAAGAGGAATTGCAGCGCGACAGCGCATCGCTTCAGGAGTATGTCGAAGAGCTCTTGGAGCTGGGCGTCGAACCGAAGAACGGCCCCGAAGGCCTCGTCGACTTTCCCTCGTTGATGGACGATCGGATCGTCTACCTCTGCTGGAAACTGGGCGAACCCCAGGTGCGGTTCTGGCACGAACTCGATGCCGGATTCGCCGGCCGCCAGCCGCTCCCCAAGGGTGGGCCGGTGACGCCGACGTGTTAG
- a CDS encoding TatD family hydrolase gives MHLFDTHCHLDQEEFDVDREAVIRRAQQQGVSGVVTIGVNAASSQSAVRLAEQYAGVYAAVGIHPNYCAQVAPDEWDTIAQLARHPRVVALGETGLDYFRDYAPAATQEDYFDRHLRLSQLTGLPFIVHTRTSEQRVMEMLQAAAARGPLHGIMHSFTGDAVMAERCLGLGLFISFAGMVTFKKSEDLRAVARSIPDERLLIETDAPYLAPQPVRGKRNEPANLAYTAECLAQVRGCSPDELAAQTTANARRVFRLDPAQ, from the coding sequence ATGCACTTGTTCGACACGCACTGCCATCTGGACCAGGAGGAATTCGACGTCGACCGTGAAGCGGTGATTCGCCGGGCCCAACAGCAAGGCGTATCCGGCGTGGTCACGATCGGCGTCAACGCGGCTTCGAGCCAGTCAGCCGTGCGGCTCGCCGAGCAGTACGCGGGCGTCTATGCCGCGGTGGGCATTCACCCGAATTACTGCGCGCAGGTCGCTCCGGACGAATGGGACACCATCGCGCAACTCGCCCGGCATCCTCGCGTCGTAGCCCTCGGCGAGACGGGACTCGATTACTTTCGCGATTACGCGCCGGCCGCCACGCAAGAAGACTACTTTGATCGCCACCTGCGTTTGTCGCAGCTCACCGGATTACCGTTCATTGTCCATACGCGGACAAGCGAACAGCGGGTGATGGAAATGCTGCAGGCCGCGGCGGCGCGAGGTCCCCTGCACGGCATCATGCATTCCTTCACCGGCGACGCCGTGATGGCGGAGCGCTGCCTCGGCCTGGGCCTGTTCATCAGCTTTGCCGGGATGGTCACTTTCAAGAAATCCGAAGATCTGCGGGCCGTGGCTCGATCGATCCCGGACGAGCGACTATTGATCGAGACCGATGCTCCTTACCTGGCGCCGCAACCGGTTCGCGGTAAGCGCAACGAACCGGCGAACCTTGCCTATACGGCCGAATGCCTGGCCCAGGTTCGCGGCTGTTCGCCCGACGAGCTTGCCGCGCAGACGACGGCCAACGCCCGTCGTGTCTTCCGCCTTGACCCGGCGCAGTGA
- the fliD gene encoding flagellar filament capping protein FliD encodes MASITASTGLISGIDYQKTIDQLIAIQARPQSLLKQLSKQTESEQTAVTNLAAMLLSLQFQARNLGKDTLYQQRTVSSSNSDILAATVTGQPAAGSYQFTPLQKAQRHQVLSSGVASATEGLGGGTFSFRFGGYLDGDTPLEVLGGGAGLSRGKIRITDRSGASAEIDLRYARTVDDVLRAVNDNAGVNVTLEADGDRLVLRDNTGQSASNLKVQEIGGQTAASLGLAGIDVAASQGQGQDIVRLFDGLGLGQLNSGNGVRFHDALPELQVSFRDGSAPLTIDFHKLGDPGALANGTTSATNGATAQVKISAKSAGTDLNGVTVAFQDDPFITQGNEQVSYDAQTKRLTFRIDAGHSTAADAVAALQENAVVGETFTAALPSGSNGAGLLTVDDSAVLAGGQASTPDGNEQTIGDVLATINAADPARLKAEIGPDGDRIVLTDLTSDNGGTFAVASLFNTQAAADLGLIGTAVGATLTGKRVFAGIKTTLLNDLNGTKGLGTLGQLSLTDRSGAAATVNLAGYDTLQQVIDAINGAGLGLRAQVSDARDGLTIVDTTGQSASHLIVANGDATNTAAKLGIAANAATSQIVGADLKRRVLSENTKLDSLRGGQGISRGLIKVFDTKGLSTTINLGRDDIQTVGDVIDAIDGAGLNIDVRINDEGDGLLLVDTGGGNNVLRVTDITGTGAADLRLTNAAKSTVIGNETKVAINATTTQTITLGASDSLDTLIAKINDLKAGVTATKFNDGSTTNPFRLSLTSQAFGAAGGLRVNAGGLGIGFTEAARAQDAVLLQGTYASGGVTTASTSNKFNDVLPGVSLTIVNESQATATISVNETTTSLAAGVTAFVDNYNKIVDAIGTLTAYNEQDKSAGILLGDGNALRVENDLGALLSRRFFGVGKFQSLQSLGLELDDKGKLVFNQAELESRFADDPDAVKEFFTADKLGFADKLEDLLNKLAGEGNSLLAGRLAALETKRLNYESRISDWDKRLEKRRDLLTKQFNNLEATLSKLQANISVVSQLASLASVSVSGSGSTRA; translated from the coding sequence ATGGCCAGCATCACTGCATCAACCGGCCTGATCTCGGGGATCGACTATCAAAAAACGATCGATCAACTGATTGCGATCCAGGCACGGCCGCAGTCGCTGCTCAAGCAGCTTTCCAAGCAAACCGAGTCGGAGCAAACCGCGGTTACCAACCTGGCCGCGATGTTGCTCAGCCTGCAGTTTCAGGCCCGCAACCTCGGCAAAGACACCCTCTATCAGCAGCGCACGGTCTCGTCGAGCAATTCGGATATCCTCGCGGCAACGGTCACCGGTCAGCCCGCGGCGGGATCTTACCAATTCACCCCCCTCCAAAAGGCCCAGCGCCATCAGGTGCTGAGCAGCGGCGTGGCCAGTGCCACGGAAGGGCTCGGCGGGGGAACGTTTAGCTTCCGTTTCGGCGGTTACCTCGACGGCGACACACCTTTGGAAGTGCTTGGCGGCGGTGCCGGGTTGTCGCGCGGCAAGATCCGCATTACCGACCGCAGCGGCGCCAGCGCCGAAATCGACCTCCGCTATGCCCGCACGGTCGACGACGTGTTGCGGGCCGTGAACGACAATGCCGGCGTGAACGTCACGCTCGAGGCCGACGGCGACCGCTTGGTTTTGCGCGACAATACCGGCCAGTCGGCGTCGAACCTCAAGGTGCAGGAAATCGGCGGGCAGACGGCCGCATCGCTGGGCCTGGCCGGCATCGACGTGGCCGCCAGCCAGGGCCAAGGCCAGGACATCGTCCGGCTGTTTGATGGGCTCGGGCTTGGCCAGCTCAACAGCGGCAACGGCGTGCGCTTCCACGATGCGTTGCCCGAGCTACAAGTCTCGTTTCGCGATGGCAGCGCGCCACTGACCATCGACTTCCACAAGTTGGGCGACCCGGGTGCGCTGGCCAATGGCACGACCTCGGCGACCAACGGTGCTACGGCGCAGGTGAAAATCTCGGCGAAATCGGCCGGGACCGACTTGAACGGCGTAACCGTGGCCTTTCAGGACGACCCGTTCATCACCCAGGGCAACGAGCAGGTCAGCTACGACGCGCAAACCAAGCGATTGACCTTCCGGATCGACGCCGGTCATTCGACGGCCGCCGATGCCGTGGCCGCATTGCAGGAGAATGCCGTCGTCGGCGAGACGTTCACCGCGGCCTTGCCCAGCGGTAGCAATGGTGCCGGCCTGCTCACGGTCGACGACTCGGCCGTGCTCGCCGGTGGCCAAGCCTCGACTCCCGATGGTAACGAACAAACGATCGGCGACGTGTTGGCCACGATCAACGCGGCCGACCCGGCCCGATTGAAAGCCGAAATCGGGCCCGATGGCGATCGCATTGTGCTCACCGATCTGACGTCCGACAACGGGGGCACGTTTGCCGTCGCGTCGTTGTTCAACACGCAGGCGGCCGCCGATTTGGGTCTGATCGGAACGGCCGTGGGCGCCACGCTCACCGGCAAACGCGTGTTTGCCGGCATCAAGACGACGCTGCTGAACGACCTCAACGGCACCAAGGGGCTCGGTACCCTGGGGCAATTGTCGCTGACCGATCGCAGCGGCGCTGCGGCCACGGTGAACCTGGCCGGCTACGACACGCTGCAGCAGGTGATCGACGCCATTAACGGCGCCGGGCTGGGCTTGCGGGCGCAGGTGAGCGACGCGCGCGACGGCCTGACCATCGTCGACACGACCGGACAATCGGCCAGCCATTTGATCGTCGCCAACGGCGACGCCACGAACACGGCCGCCAAGCTGGGAATCGCGGCCAACGCAGCCACCAGCCAGATCGTCGGCGCCGACCTCAAACGCCGCGTGCTCAGCGAAAACACCAAGCTGGATTCGCTGCGCGGCGGGCAAGGCATTTCCCGCGGCTTGATCAAGGTGTTCGATACCAAGGGGCTCTCGACCACGATCAATCTGGGCCGCGACGACATTCAGACCGTCGGCGACGTGATCGATGCCATCGACGGGGCGGGCCTGAACATCGACGTGCGGATCAACGACGAAGGTGACGGGCTGCTGCTGGTCGACACCGGCGGCGGCAACAACGTATTGCGCGTGACCGACATTACGGGCACGGGCGCGGCCGATCTGCGTCTGACCAATGCGGCCAAGTCGACGGTGATCGGCAACGAGACCAAGGTGGCGATCAACGCCACGACGACGCAAACGATCACGCTCGGTGCCTCGGACAGCCTCGACACGCTGATCGCGAAGATCAACGATCTCAAAGCGGGCGTCACCGCCACGAAATTCAACGACGGCTCGACGACCAATCCTTTCCGCCTGTCGCTGACGAGCCAGGCGTTCGGCGCGGCGGGTGGGCTGCGGGTCAACGCCGGCGGGCTCGGGATTGGTTTCACCGAAGCGGCCCGGGCGCAGGACGCCGTACTGCTGCAGGGAACCTATGCCAGCGGTGGCGTCACGACCGCCTCGACCAGCAACAAGTTCAACGACGTCCTGCCAGGCGTGAGCTTGACGATTGTCAACGAATCGCAAGCGACGGCCACGATCAGCGTCAACGAAACCACGACCAGCCTCGCAGCCGGCGTCACGGCGTTCGTCGACAACTACAACAAGATCGTCGATGCCATCGGCACGCTGACCGCCTACAACGAGCAGGACAAATCCGCGGGAATCTTGCTGGGCGACGGCAATGCGCTGCGCGTCGAAAACGATCTGGGGGCGCTGCTTTCCCGCCGGTTCTTTGGCGTAGGCAAATTTCAGTCGTTGCAGTCGCTGGGCTTGGAACTGGACGATAAAGGCAAGCTGGTGTTCAACCAGGCCGAGTTGGAAAGCCGGTTTGCCGACGACCCTGACGCGGTGAAGGAATTCTTCACGGCCGACAAGCTCGGATTTGCCGATAAACTCGAGGATCTGCTCAACAAGCTCGCCGGCGAAGGAAACTCGCTCTTGGCCGGACGCCTGGCGGCCCTGGAGACCAAGCGGCTGAACTACGAGTCGCGGATCTCCGATTGGGATAAGCGACTGGAGAAACGCCGCGATCTGTTGACCAAGCAGTTCAACAATCTCGAGGCCACGCTCTCGAAATTGCAGGCCAACATTTCGGTCGTCAGTCAATTGGCGTCCTTGGCGTCCGTCTCGGTCTCGGGCTCGGGCTCGACGCGAGCCTAG
- a CDS encoding cold shock domain-containing protein, producing the protein MPTGKIKKIVLEKGYGFIRPDEGGGDVFFHHSATGETKIEDLGVGDAVQYDVQQGPDGKGPRAINVVRT; encoded by the coding sequence ATGCCAACGGGAAAGATCAAGAAGATTGTGTTGGAAAAGGGTTACGGTTTTATCCGGCCCGACGAAGGTGGTGGGGACGTGTTTTTTCATCACAGTGCGACCGGCGAGACCAAGATCGAAGACCTGGGCGTGGGCGACGCAGTCCAATACGACGTGCAACAAGGGCCCGACGGCAAGGGACCCCGTGCCATCAACGTTGTGCGGACCTAG
- a CDS encoding pentapeptide repeat-containing protein, with product MLHQLSEISLSGAQLDQAQLREANLARWTLERAKLRNADLQGADLSFANFNGADLQGANLSQACLRGVALMNAKMSGADLSSANLHHASLFQADLTGARLVGTRLTGTDLINTKLEGADLTGAIFDRLTRWPQGFDPVARGAAAPPAAP from the coding sequence GTGCTGCATCAGCTCAGCGAAATCTCGCTGAGCGGTGCCCAACTCGACCAGGCACAGCTTCGCGAGGCGAATCTGGCCCGGTGGACGCTCGAACGCGCCAAGTTGCGAAACGCCGACCTGCAAGGGGCCGATTTGTCGTTCGCCAACTTCAACGGCGCCGATCTGCAGGGGGCCAACTTGAGCCAGGCCTGCCTGCGCGGCGTCGCCCTGATGAACGCCAAAATGTCGGGCGCCGACCTCTCGTCGGCCAACCTGCATCATGCCAGCCTGTTCCAGGCTGATCTGACCGGGGCCCGGCTCGTCGGCACGCGCCTGACAGGCACCGATTTGATCAACACCAAACTCGAGGGCGCCGACCTGACGGGAGCAATCTTCGATCGGCTGACCCGGTGGCCGCAGGGTTTCGATCCGGTTGCCCGCGGTGCCGCAGCGCCGCCCGCTGCGCCATGA